From Motilibacter peucedani, the proteins below share one genomic window:
- the fliN gene encoding flagellar motor switch protein FliN, which yields MSTVVAPEIVEVVLAAAGAAAAALPSAAPLAVGSPVTDLGMLPLPQNAAVAVLAGFSGGVRGSSLVIVPSDLVEALAQSPLGQLDLAAAVRAGLVAGAETLGQVVVEAGTELPVEVALESLAGAGTAVYVPLLDGGEVTVVYAVAIAGTVPPARRAGAGRPGGRAAGLELLRDVEMEVTAELGRTRMTVRELLSLSPGAVVELDRAAGSPADLLVNGTLIARGEVVVVDEEYGIRITELVGPGAEDGAR from the coding sequence GTGAGCACCGTCGTCGCCCCCGAGATCGTCGAGGTCGTCCTCGCGGCAGCGGGCGCTGCCGCCGCCGCGCTGCCGAGCGCCGCGCCCTTGGCCGTCGGCTCGCCCGTCACCGACCTGGGCATGCTGCCGCTGCCGCAGAACGCCGCGGTCGCGGTCCTGGCCGGCTTCAGCGGCGGGGTACGCGGCTCCTCCCTCGTCATCGTCCCCTCCGACCTGGTCGAGGCGCTCGCGCAGAGCCCGCTCGGCCAGCTCGACCTCGCCGCCGCCGTGCGTGCCGGTCTCGTCGCCGGCGCCGAGACGCTCGGCCAGGTGGTCGTCGAGGCGGGCACCGAGCTCCCCGTCGAGGTCGCCCTCGAGAGCCTCGCCGGCGCGGGCACCGCGGTCTACGTCCCGCTGCTCGACGGCGGCGAGGTCACGGTCGTCTACGCCGTGGCGATCGCGGGCACCGTGCCCCCGGCCCGCCGCGCCGGTGCCGGCCGTCCCGGCGGCCGCGCCGCCGGCCTCGAGCTGCTGCGCGACGTCGAGATGGAGGTCACGGCCGAGCTGGGGCGTACGCGGATGACCGTCCGCGAGCTGCTCTCCCTCTCGCCCGGCGCCGTCGTCGAGCTCGACCGCGCCGCCGGCAGCCCCGCCGACCTGCTGGTCAACGGCACGCTCATCGCCCGCGGCGAGGTCGTCGTGGTCGACGAGGAGTACGGCATCCGGATCACCGAGCTCGTCGGCCCCGGCGCCGAGGACGGTGCGCGTTGA
- a CDS encoding FKBP-type peptidyl-prolyl cis-trans isomerase: MRRLAVLALSGSFLLAACGASSSPDAGSSAASPGSSAPSSSAPSSSAPGASADASGTPAPKVPISTEVGFTASGAYGDKPTLTFTGKPGTSLGVKVVTPGTGAVVKAGDILDADYLGQVWGGKVFDNSYDKGTGAAFPIGTGKVISGWDRTLVGLKAGSRVLLSIPPSEGYGSGGQSEAGIKGTDTIVFVVDIVGTYSKTAASDPKAVDQGATVPSTLTITGKPGSPAKVVAAKDYKAPAKAKMTVLAKGTGKPVTTAVLVQYAAAQAGGATESSWDADGPQTVPVSDAQAGPFQLLKGVPVGSRVLLEVPADTTNGQAAAVFVVDLVGIPQSAKQARG; this comes from the coding sequence GTGCGCCGTCTTGCTGTGCTCGCCCTGTCCGGCTCCTTCCTGCTCGCCGCCTGCGGCGCCAGCAGCTCTCCGGACGCGGGCTCGTCCGCCGCCTCGCCGGGGTCGAGCGCACCGAGCTCCAGTGCGCCGAGCTCCAGCGCCCCCGGCGCGAGCGCCGACGCCTCCGGCACGCCCGCGCCGAAGGTGCCGATCTCGACGGAGGTCGGCTTCACCGCCTCCGGCGCCTACGGCGACAAGCCGACTCTCACCTTCACGGGCAAGCCCGGCACCTCGCTCGGCGTCAAGGTCGTGACGCCGGGCACCGGCGCGGTCGTGAAGGCCGGCGACATCCTCGACGCCGACTACCTGGGCCAGGTCTGGGGCGGCAAGGTCTTCGACAACTCCTACGACAAGGGCACCGGCGCCGCGTTCCCGATCGGCACCGGCAAGGTCATCTCCGGCTGGGACCGCACGCTCGTCGGGCTCAAGGCCGGCAGCCGGGTGCTGCTCTCGATCCCGCCGTCGGAGGGCTACGGCTCGGGCGGCCAGTCCGAGGCCGGCATCAAGGGCACCGACACGATCGTGTTCGTCGTCGACATCGTCGGCACCTACAGCAAGACCGCGGCCAGCGACCCGAAGGCGGTCGACCAGGGGGCGACGGTCCCCTCGACGCTGACGATCACCGGCAAGCCCGGCTCGCCGGCCAAGGTCGTGGCCGCCAAGGACTACAAGGCGCCTGCCAAGGCCAAGATGACCGTGCTCGCCAAGGGCACCGGCAAGCCGGTCACGACCGCCGTGCTCGTGCAGTACGCCGCGGCGCAGGCCGGTGGCGCCACCGAGTCGTCGTGGGACGCCGACGGCCCGCAGACCGTCCCGGTCAGCGACGCGCAGGCGGGCCCGTTCCAGCTGCTCAAGGGCGTGCCGGTCGGCAGCCGCGTGCTGCTCGAGGTGCCGGCCGACACGACCAACGGCCAGGCGGCCGCGGTCTTCGTCGTCGACCTCGTCGGCATCCCGCAGTCGGCCAAGCAGGCGCGCGGCTGA
- a CDS encoding Gfo/Idh/MocA family protein: protein MSSELRVAVLGYGLAGSTFHAPVINAVPGLRVTAVVTRSEERAAAARAVLPGVEVLASADEVFAAPERFDSVVVATPNRTHLDLARAALLAGLPVVVDKPLAVTHDEGQSLVSLARESGVLLTVYQNRRWDSELRTLQALLADDALGDVHRFESRFERWRPVPKPGWRESGDPADAGGLLNDLGSHLVDQALHLFGPATSVYAEVDTRRATVQVDDDVMVALTHASGVRSTLWASAVAADLGPRLRVLGSAGAYVVHGLDGQEEALRAGRTPADPSWGAVPESAWGRLGAGDDVRPVPSLPGAWQEFYVQWRDALLGAGPVPVDSADSVRVLAVLEAARTSSREQRVVALAQS from the coding sequence ATGTCGAGCGAGCTGCGAGTCGCGGTGCTGGGCTACGGCCTGGCCGGCTCCACCTTCCACGCCCCTGTGATCAACGCGGTGCCCGGGCTGCGCGTCACCGCCGTCGTCACCCGATCCGAGGAGCGGGCGGCGGCGGCACGTGCGGTCCTGCCGGGGGTGGAGGTGCTCGCGTCGGCCGACGAGGTGTTCGCCGCGCCCGAGCGCTTCGACAGCGTCGTGGTCGCGACGCCGAACCGTACGCACCTCGACCTCGCGCGCGCCGCCCTCCTCGCGGGCCTCCCGGTCGTCGTCGACAAGCCGCTCGCCGTCACCCACGACGAGGGGCAGTCGCTCGTGAGCCTCGCGCGCGAGTCGGGGGTGCTGCTCACCGTCTACCAGAACCGGCGCTGGGACTCCGAGCTGCGTACGCTGCAGGCCCTGCTCGCCGACGACGCGCTCGGCGACGTGCACCGGTTCGAGTCGCGCTTCGAGCGCTGGCGCCCGGTGCCCAAGCCCGGCTGGCGCGAGAGCGGCGACCCGGCCGACGCGGGCGGGCTGCTCAACGACCTCGGCAGCCACCTCGTCGACCAGGCGCTGCACCTGTTCGGGCCGGCGACCTCGGTCTACGCCGAGGTCGACACGCGGCGGGCGACGGTGCAGGTCGACGACGACGTGATGGTCGCGCTGACGCACGCGTCCGGGGTGCGCAGCACGCTGTGGGCGAGCGCTGTCGCGGCCGACCTCGGACCGCGGCTGCGGGTGCTCGGCAGCGCCGGCGCCTACGTGGTGCACGGCCTCGACGGCCAGGAGGAGGCCCTGCGCGCGGGACGCACGCCGGCCGACCCCTCGTGGGGTGCGGTGCCAGAGAGCGCGTGGGGACGGCTCGGCGCCGGTGACGACGTCCGGCCGGTGCCCTCGCTGCCCGGTGCGTGGCAGGAGTTCTACGTGCAGTGGCGCGACGCGCTGCTCGGTGCCGGCCCGGTGCCGGTCGACTCGGCCGACTCCGTGCGCGTGCTGGCGGTCCTCGAGGCGGCGCGCACCTCGTCGCGCGAGCAGCGGGTCGTCGCGCTGGCCCAGTCCTGA
- the fliQ gene encoding flagellar biosynthesis protein FliQ yields the protein MTDSAILDIALQTMLVAAKLSAPMLLTALVIGFAISLFQSVTQIQEATLAFVPKAAGVGIAILVCGNWMLHTLMSFTNEMFARIPSLLGS from the coding sequence GTGACCGACTCGGCGATCCTCGACATCGCGCTGCAGACCATGCTGGTCGCCGCGAAGCTGTCGGCCCCCATGCTCCTGACCGCGCTGGTCATCGGCTTCGCGATCTCGCTCTTCCAGTCGGTGACCCAGATCCAGGAGGCGACGCTCGCCTTCGTGCCCAAGGCCGCCGGGGTCGGCATCGCCATCCTGGTCTGCGGCAACTGGATGCTGCACACGCTGATGAGCTTCACCAACGAGATGTTCGCCCGCATCCCCTCGCTGCTCGGAAGCTGA
- a CDS encoding EscU/YscU/HrcU family type III secretion system export apparatus switch protein, with amino-acid sequence MSGEKTEKPTAKKLREARKEGRVARTNDLSTWLGVLAASFVIPLTASRATDKIRQLSIDSLAEISDPQPADAARLLRTGLGDIASLVGPLSLSIIAVAVMSTASQGGLPIATKKLKPDFKHLNPIGGLKRMFGPQGAWEATKSLLKVTILALVVWHAAQGIKPLLGHGNVLPLSGVLRIVASTALTAMREAALAGLVLAGADFAIVKKRIDKGLRMSKQDIKDEHKQADGDPQMKGKIKQRQMEMSRNRMMAEVQSADVVIVNPTHVAVALRYDPAKGAPRVVAKGKGVVAAKIRALAEEHRVPMVQDVPLARALHKAVDIGGEVPPELYNAVARVLAFIMSLKARGSAAGVHRVPVVAARR; translated from the coding sequence GTGAGCGGCGAGAAGACCGAGAAGCCGACAGCCAAGAAGCTGCGCGAAGCCCGCAAAGAGGGGCGCGTCGCCCGCACCAACGACCTCTCCACCTGGCTCGGGGTGCTGGCCGCCAGCTTCGTCATACCACTCACTGCCTCCCGGGCGACCGACAAGATCCGGCAGCTCTCGATCGACTCGCTCGCCGAGATCTCCGACCCCCAGCCGGCCGACGCGGCCCGGCTGCTGAGGACCGGCCTGGGCGACATCGCCTCGCTGGTCGGCCCGCTCTCGCTCAGCATCATCGCCGTGGCCGTCATGTCGACCGCCTCGCAGGGCGGCCTGCCCATCGCCACCAAGAAGCTCAAGCCCGACTTCAAGCACCTCAACCCGATCGGCGGGCTCAAGCGCATGTTCGGGCCGCAGGGTGCGTGGGAGGCGACGAAGTCGCTGCTGAAGGTGACCATCCTGGCTCTGGTGGTCTGGCACGCCGCCCAGGGCATCAAGCCGCTGCTCGGCCACGGCAACGTGCTGCCGCTCTCCGGGGTGCTGCGCATCGTTGCAAGCACCGCGCTGACCGCGATGCGGGAGGCCGCGCTCGCCGGCCTGGTGCTGGCCGGCGCCGACTTCGCCATCGTGAAGAAGCGCATCGACAAGGGCCTGCGCATGAGCAAGCAGGACATCAAGGACGAGCACAAGCAGGCCGACGGCGACCCGCAGATGAAGGGCAAGATCAAGCAGCGGCAGATGGAGATGAGCCGCAACCGCATGATGGCCGAGGTGCAGAGCGCCGACGTCGTCATCGTGAACCCGACGCACGTCGCCGTCGCGCTGCGCTACGACCCGGCCAAGGGCGCGCCGCGCGTCGTCGCGAAGGGGAAGGGCGTCGTCGCGGCCAAGATCCGTGCCCTGGCGGAGGAGCACCGCGTGCCCATGGTGCAGGACGTGCCGCTGGCACGGGCGCTGCACAAGGCGGTCGACATCGGCGGCGAGGTGCCGCCGGAGCTCTACAACGCGGTCGCCCGCGTGCTGGCCTTCATCATGTCGCTGAAGGCGCGGGGTTCTGCGGCAGGCGTCCATCGCGTACCTGTCGTCGCTGCCAGGCGCTGA
- the fliP gene encoding flagellar type III secretion system pore protein FliP (The bacterial flagellar biogenesis protein FliP forms a type III secretion system (T3SS)-type pore required for flagellar assembly.) codes for MSRLAKLALATGVTVGTSLLTAGAASAAPTAPKGPTGPTGPTSPTGVTVDLGGIVGKPSTSLTVILAITLLSVAPALLLMCTCFTKVFVVLGLTRNALGVQNVPPNQVLAGLALFISLFVMAPVLSDVNKDGVQPYLKGDKTQSEAFKDGVKPLQQFMVKKTRKEELALFTKVAQKEKPKSAAEVPLTTLVPAFVLSELKSAFIIGFIIFIPFLVIDIVVSAGLMSMGMMMLPPVMISLPFKLLLFVLVDGWGLVISSLVSSYH; via the coding sequence ATGAGCCGCCTGGCGAAGCTCGCGCTGGCCACCGGCGTCACCGTCGGCACCTCGCTCCTGACCGCGGGCGCTGCCTCCGCCGCCCCGACTGCGCCCAAGGGCCCCACCGGCCCGACGGGTCCCACCAGCCCGACCGGCGTCACGGTCGACCTCGGCGGCATCGTCGGCAAGCCGTCGACCTCGCTGACGGTCATCCTGGCCATCACCCTGCTGTCGGTCGCGCCGGCCCTGCTGCTCATGTGCACCTGCTTCACCAAGGTGTTCGTGGTGCTGGGCCTGACCCGCAACGCCCTCGGCGTGCAGAACGTGCCGCCGAACCAGGTGCTCGCCGGGCTCGCGCTGTTCATCTCGCTGTTCGTCATGGCGCCGGTGCTCTCGGACGTCAACAAGGACGGTGTGCAGCCCTACCTCAAGGGCGACAAGACGCAGTCCGAAGCCTTCAAGGACGGTGTCAAGCCGCTCCAGCAGTTCATGGTCAAGAAGACCCGCAAGGAGGAGCTCGCGCTCTTCACGAAGGTCGCGCAGAAGGAGAAGCCGAAGTCCGCCGCGGAGGTGCCGCTCACCACGCTCGTCCCGGCGTTCGTCCTCTCGGAGCTCAAGAGCGCGTTCATCATCGGCTTCATCATCTTCATCCCGTTCCTCGTGATCGACATCGTGGTCAGCGCCGGCCTGATGTCGATGGGCATGATGATGCTGCCGCCCGTGATGATCTCGCTGCCGTTCAAGCTGCTGCTGTTCGTGCTGGTCGACGGCTGGGGCCTGGTGATCTCCTCCCTCGTCTCCAGCTACCACTGA
- a CDS encoding C40 family peptidase: MLHAVTGARTSVRRLALALSLSAAAVVVPLAGEAAATPAAPAAAVVAQAAPTVTPSAVTRTAAAHRSAAARHAAVVRRAAAVRAHKVAKLLKTAAALKGRPYVYGATGPRSFDCSGFTGWVMRHAGGTSLPRTSGQQYAASKKISKGSMKPGDLVFFRSGSHVYHVAIYAGHNRIWHARQPGQGVALTPISSHSWVAGRVI; the protein is encoded by the coding sequence TTGCTGCACGCCGTCACCGGCGCGCGCACCTCCGTGCGCCGCCTCGCCCTCGCCCTCTCGCTCAGCGCCGCCGCGGTCGTCGTCCCGCTCGCCGGGGAGGCCGCCGCCACTCCCGCCGCCCCTGCGGCTGCGGTCGTCGCGCAGGCCGCGCCGACCGTCACGCCGAGCGCCGTGACCCGCACGGCCGCCGCCCACCGCAGCGCCGCCGCCCGGCACGCCGCCGTGGTCCGCCGCGCCGCCGCCGTCCGCGCCCACAAGGTCGCCAAGCTGCTGAAGACGGCCGCCGCCCTCAAGGGCCGGCCCTACGTCTACGGCGCCACGGGCCCCCGCTCGTTCGACTGCTCCGGCTTCACCGGCTGGGTCATGCGCCACGCCGGAGGCACCTCGCTGCCCCGCACCAGCGGCCAGCAGTACGCCGCCTCGAAGAAGATCTCCAAGGGGTCGATGAAGCCGGGTGACCTGGTCTTCTTCCGCTCCGGCTCTCACGTCTACCACGTGGCGATCTACGCGGGGCACAACCGCATCTGGCACGCCCGCCAGCCCGGCCAGGGCGTCGCGCTCACCCCGATCAGCTCGCACAGCTGGGTCGCCGGCCGCGTCATCTGA
- a CDS encoding PPOX class F420-dependent oxidoreductase, whose amino-acid sequence MATASSTRVERDELLEFLRPRRKGLLVTTRQDGRPQVSPVACGVDGEGRMVVSTYPERAKARNAERDPRVSLCVLSDDWDGPWVQVDGRAEVLQLPEAVEPLVDYYRALVGEHPDWDDYRAAMVRQGKCLIRVGIERWSPIATGGFPARLAQQG is encoded by the coding sequence GTGGCCACCGCTTCCTCCACGCGTGTCGAGCGCGACGAGCTCCTCGAGTTCCTCCGCCCCCGCCGCAAGGGGCTGCTCGTGACGACCCGGCAGGACGGCCGGCCGCAGGTGTCGCCGGTCGCGTGCGGGGTCGACGGCGAGGGCCGGATGGTCGTCTCGACCTACCCCGAGCGCGCCAAGGCCCGCAACGCCGAGCGCGACCCGCGGGTCTCGCTGTGCGTGCTGTCCGACGACTGGGACGGTCCGTGGGTGCAGGTGGACGGCCGGGCCGAGGTGCTGCAGCTGCCCGAGGCCGTGGAGCCGCTGGTCGACTACTACCGCGCGCTCGTGGGGGAGCACCCCGACTGGGACGACTACCGCGCCGCGATGGTCCGGCAGGGCAAGTGCCTGATCCGCGTGGGGATCGAGCGCTGGTCGCCGATCGCCACCGGGGGGTTCCCCGCCCGGCTGGCCCAGCAGGGGTAG
- a CDS encoding M50 family metallopeptidase, translating into MRIFGFPLRVSPLLPVVLLALGQGGGSTAGLVAFVVGGVVAILVHELGHAFAARAAGAREIEIALVALGGVTTYVSPPQSRWSRIGIAVAGPLTGVAIGVPLLAVRLAGDFSYDTARVLESLVFVTLGWAVLNLLPVRPFDGGHVLESALPGSEPTRVRLASAISVVFALAVAAWAYQRSTWTAGMFLVVAVINLLTLLPERRRGSATSAEERSYAVVADVVAGRLDAARTTASAGRVDASVQALLAGLGDPGAATRLEGLVAERPDPLRRTSLLVWAVTARDWERAVSAVAGGPLPVDVVVWAMGAARTSGQPRFGAALGQAALPWTKDPQLAYLTARCWGAAGAPERAYDGVVYATTLGLRDLSAVADEPDLAAMRRLPAWAAFAGATDR; encoded by the coding sequence GTGAGGATCTTCGGCTTCCCCCTGCGGGTCAGCCCCCTGCTGCCCGTGGTCCTGCTCGCGCTGGGCCAGGGCGGCGGGTCGACCGCGGGGCTCGTCGCCTTCGTGGTCGGCGGGGTGGTGGCCATCCTGGTCCACGAGCTCGGCCACGCGTTCGCCGCGCGCGCCGCGGGGGCCCGCGAGATCGAGATCGCGCTGGTGGCGCTGGGAGGCGTCACCACCTACGTCTCGCCGCCGCAGTCGCGGTGGTCGCGCATCGGCATCGCGGTCGCCGGCCCGCTGACCGGGGTCGCGATCGGCGTGCCGCTGCTCGCCGTGCGCCTCGCGGGCGACTTCTCCTACGACACCGCGCGCGTGCTCGAGTCGCTGGTCTTCGTGACGCTCGGCTGGGCGGTGCTCAACCTGCTGCCGGTGCGCCCCTTCGACGGCGGCCACGTGCTCGAGTCGGCGCTGCCGGGGAGCGAGCCGACGCGGGTGCGGCTCGCCTCCGCGATCTCGGTCGTCTTCGCTCTCGCCGTCGCGGCCTGGGCCTACCAGCGCAGCACCTGGACCGCCGGCATGTTCCTGGTGGTCGCGGTCATCAACCTGCTCACGCTGCTGCCGGAGCGCCGGCGCGGGTCGGCGACCAGCGCCGAGGAGCGGTCGTACGCCGTGGTGGCCGACGTCGTCGCCGGCCGCCTCGACGCCGCCCGCACCACCGCGTCCGCCGGGCGGGTGGACGCGTCCGTGCAGGCGCTGCTCGCGGGCCTCGGCGACCCTGGTGCGGCGACCCGCCTCGAGGGCCTGGTGGCCGAGCGGCCCGACCCGCTGCGGCGTACGTCGCTGCTGGTCTGGGCGGTCACCGCCCGCGACTGGGAGCGCGCCGTCTCCGCGGTGGCCGGCGGGCCGCTGCCCGTCGACGTGGTCGTGTGGGCGATGGGCGCGGCGCGCACGTCGGGCCAGCCGCGCTTCGGCGCGGCCCTCGGCCAGGCGGCGCTGCCCTGGACCAAGGACCCCCAGCTGGCCTACCTGACCGCCCGGTGCTGGGGTGCGGCCGGTGCACCGGAGCGTGCCTACGACGGTGTCGTCTACGCCACCACGCTGGGCCTGCGCGACCTCTCGGCGGTGGCCGACGAGCCGGACCTCGCCGCCATGCGCCGGCTGCCCGCCTGGGCGGCGTTCGCCGGCGCCACCGACCGCTAG
- the fliR gene encoding flagellar biosynthetic protein FliR, which translates to MNVSIATPLLVSFLLATVRAAAWLFVAPPFSSRAVPTPVKAVIAFALALPVAPRLKVDVTGFDTAALVSAVVLQTFIGMALGFVTYLLFAAIQAAGDLIDLFGGFQLASGYDPLSMTQNSVFGRLTSQISTMLLFAFNGHLLMVRGFESSYDAVPLGTGLDLDRIMHVLTTCLGQFVLAALQIAAPMIGVLFVVDVGLGLLTRIAPALNAFQLGFPAKILATLLIFGACVPLLPSAVQRITDLCLHAMAATMGMGG; encoded by the coding sequence GTGAACGTCTCCATCGCGACGCCGCTGCTCGTCAGCTTCCTGCTGGCGACCGTACGCGCCGCCGCCTGGCTGTTCGTCGCCCCGCCGTTCTCCTCGAGGGCGGTGCCGACGCCCGTCAAGGCGGTGATCGCCTTCGCCCTCGCCCTGCCGGTCGCGCCCCGGCTCAAGGTCGACGTGACCGGGTTCGACACCGCCGCGCTCGTCAGCGCGGTCGTGCTGCAGACGTTCATCGGCATGGCGCTCGGCTTCGTCACCTACCTGCTGTTCGCGGCGATCCAGGCCGCCGGCGACCTCATCGACCTCTTCGGCGGCTTCCAGCTGGCCAGCGGCTACGACCCGCTCTCGATGACGCAGAACAGCGTCTTCGGCCGGCTCACCTCACAGATCTCCACCATGCTGCTGTTCGCCTTCAACGGCCACCTGCTCATGGTCCGCGGCTTCGAGTCGTCCTACGACGCCGTGCCGCTCGGCACGGGGCTCGACCTCGACCGCATCATGCACGTGCTGACCACCTGCCTCGGCCAGTTCGTCCTCGCGGCGCTGCAGATCGCGGCACCGATGATCGGCGTGCTGTTCGTCGTCGACGTGGGCCTCGGGCTCCTGACCCGCATCGCACCCGCCCTCAACGCCTTCCAGCTGGGCTTCCCGGCGAAGATCCTGGCCACGCTGCTCATCTTCGGCGCCTGCGTGCCGCTGCTGCCCTCGGCCGTGCAGCGCATCACCGACCTGTGCCTCCACGCGATGGCGGCCACGATGGGGATGGGGGGCTGA
- a CDS encoding acyl-ACP desaturase produces the protein MTERRPTQLELLHELEPVVEENLERHLKVAKEWMPHQYIPWSEGRDFDGPLGGEAWDPEQSRITEVGRTALVVNLLTEDNLPSYHHEIAKVFGRDGAWGTWVHRWTAEEGRHGIAIRDYLLTTRAVDPDALERARMVHMGQGFETKQDEDMLRSVAYVSFQELATRISHRNTGRFTDDPMCEALLARISTDENLHMVFYRNLLAASFQLSPNETMRAVTEVVKTFEMPGSTIDDFGRKSLQIALAGIYDLRIHHDDVISPVLRAWGVWDMEGLDADGEAAREELAEFMAKTDATATRFEEKRDKLRARMAATGQQPDSRAAQ, from the coding sequence ATGACCGAGCGCCGCCCCACCCAGCTCGAGCTGCTCCACGAGCTCGAGCCGGTCGTCGAGGAGAACCTCGAGCGCCACCTCAAGGTCGCCAAGGAGTGGATGCCCCACCAGTACATCCCGTGGAGCGAGGGCCGCGACTTCGACGGCCCGCTCGGCGGCGAGGCGTGGGACCCCGAGCAGTCGCGCATCACCGAGGTGGGCCGCACCGCGCTGGTGGTCAACCTGCTCACCGAGGACAACCTGCCGAGCTACCACCACGAGATCGCCAAGGTCTTCGGCCGCGACGGCGCCTGGGGCACGTGGGTCCACCGCTGGACCGCGGAGGAGGGCCGGCACGGCATCGCGATCCGCGACTACCTGCTGACCACCCGCGCGGTCGACCCCGACGCGCTCGAGCGCGCCCGCATGGTGCACATGGGCCAGGGCTTCGAGACCAAGCAGGACGAGGACATGCTGCGCTCGGTGGCCTACGTCTCCTTCCAGGAGCTCGCCACCCGCATCTCCCACCGCAACACCGGCCGGTTCACCGACGACCCGATGTGCGAGGCGCTGCTCGCCCGCATCTCGACCGACGAGAACCTCCACATGGTCTTCTACCGCAACCTGCTCGCGGCCTCGTTCCAGCTCTCGCCCAACGAGACGATGCGCGCGGTGACCGAGGTCGTGAAGACCTTCGAGATGCCCGGCAGCACCATCGACGACTTCGGCCGCAAGTCGCTGCAGATCGCCCTCGCGGGCATCTACGACCTGCGCATCCACCACGACGACGTCATCTCGCCGGTGCTGCGCGCCTGGGGCGTCTGGGACATGGAGGGCCTCGACGCCGACGGCGAGGCCGCGCGCGAGGAGCTCGCCGAGTTCATGGCCAAGACCGACGCGACCGCGACGCGGTTCGAGGAGAAGCGCGACAAGCTGCGCGCGCGCATGGCGGCCACCGGCCAGCAGCCCGACTCGCGCGCGGCCCAGTAG
- a CDS encoding flagellar biosynthetic protein FliO, with the protein MSTAHLMGQLVVSLGAVLALMWLAAKVMRRAGGGRVATTLDVVARKQLSRSASVSVVRIGERAIILGVTEGTVTMLGETTLEELELEVEEPAVPAVRAPGRRRALTAARPAARPAADADAAGALTGSILSPTTWKQTVEVLRERTARRG; encoded by the coding sequence TTGAGCACCGCCCACCTGATGGGCCAGCTCGTCGTCTCGCTCGGCGCGGTCCTCGCGCTGATGTGGCTCGCGGCCAAGGTGATGCGCCGGGCCGGCGGCGGCCGCGTGGCCACCACGCTCGACGTCGTCGCCCGCAAGCAGCTCTCGCGCAGCGCGTCGGTCTCCGTCGTCCGCATCGGGGAGCGCGCGATCATCCTCGGCGTCACCGAGGGCACGGTCACGATGCTCGGCGAGACCACGCTCGAGGAGCTCGAGCTGGAGGTCGAGGAGCCGGCCGTCCCCGCGGTGCGCGCCCCGGGCCGCCGCCGTGCGCTGACCGCCGCCCGCCCGGCTGCCCGGCCGGCCGCCGACGCGGACGCTGCCGGCGCGCTGACCGGCAGCATCCTGAGCCCCACCACCTGGAAGCAGACCGTCGAGGTCCTGCGTGAGCGCACGGCTCGGCGCGGATGA